Proteins from one Blastocatellia bacterium genomic window:
- a CDS encoding penicillin acylase family protein: MNLRRTFTLVAILALLLPSLGIRGGRSAGQAAPILIRGLRDEVRVIRDRFGVPHIFARNDHDVYFMMGYVQAQDRFFQMDFLRRAASGTLAELLGRGPNDSVLAQDIQLRVLGLRRAAEASYSVLSAEAQAVLQAFASGVNAFLRDNPLPPEYTGLELTKAAIPEWTPVDSVVVGKLLAFQLSFGLDDIDFTLRLAAYQQAGQAFRFDGTKLFFEDIFRSAPFDPSISIPEALQASSAQRTVGRSIKSDWSQQIGDITRWVSPETIRAAREYLEEIANLPFLQNALDRTGAPLGSNWWIVSGSKTDTGFPMLANDPHLGLGVPSIFYEMHLVVEGSNPMNVMGVCFAGTPVVVLGMNERIAWGATTNPMDVTDVYEERAILDISTQLPIATIFRDQRRRIVAIPQVFRANRPGNGTADDLETIAPGTLPSGVSVPSAALVIPERNNAPIVRVVKTDLTDFRVLSVQYTGFGPTRELETFLIWHRARNLDDFKRGLQYFDFGSQNWAYMDVDGNIAYFTSGELPLREDLQEGRVDGLPPFFIRNGAGAIFRPDGSIEQIVKNDWVPLQTRQPGQAVPFEILPFEEMPQIVNPSRGFIINANNDPIGTTLDNNPLNQLRRGGRGILYLSPGYSIGPRMGRIVRLIQRELDPARGGDGRISLEDMKRFQANVQMLDAEVFVPYIRQAFANARDSAAPAPLAALARDLRVAEAVDRLSRWDFSTPTGIPEGYDASDVDGIRQPPTPEEIAASVAATIYSVWRARIIANTIDATLARVGLREYRPGGSLAVVALRNLLDNFPQNRGRGASGLNFFDAPGVDLSPEAERDLLILRSLQEALDRLASDEFRAAFNNSTNLEDYRWGKLHRIVFTHTLGDPFNIPPAGGFTHLAPALRGVAVDGGFEVVDASGHDARAEGLNSFMFGGGAARRFLGEARPDGIRALQIIPGGQSGILGSPLYASQLSLWLTNSYHALWFTREEVERNKVSEQIFRPGS; this comes from the coding sequence ATGAACCTGCGTCGGACGTTCACTCTTGTCGCGATTTTGGCATTGCTCCTGCCCTCTTTGGGCATCAGGGGCGGACGCAGCGCCGGGCAAGCCGCTCCAATCCTGATTCGAGGCTTGCGAGACGAAGTGCGCGTCATTCGAGACCGGTTCGGCGTCCCCCACATCTTCGCGCGAAACGATCACGACGTCTACTTCATGATGGGCTACGTGCAGGCACAGGATCGGTTCTTCCAAATGGATTTCTTGCGCCGCGCTGCTAGTGGGACATTGGCCGAATTGCTCGGTCGTGGTCCCAATGATTCGGTGCTCGCGCAGGACATCCAACTGCGAGTGCTCGGATTGCGGCGGGCCGCCGAGGCCTCCTATTCCGTGCTCTCGGCAGAGGCTCAAGCCGTTTTGCAAGCCTTCGCCAGCGGCGTCAACGCCTTCCTGCGCGATAATCCCCTGCCGCCGGAATACACGGGTCTGGAGTTGACGAAGGCCGCCATTCCAGAATGGACGCCCGTGGACAGTGTCGTCGTCGGCAAATTGCTCGCGTTTCAGCTTTCGTTCGGCTTAGACGACATTGATTTCACCCTCCGCCTGGCAGCCTATCAGCAAGCTGGACAGGCGTTCCGCTTCGATGGAACGAAGCTCTTTTTCGAGGATATCTTCCGAAGCGCGCCGTTTGATCCTTCGATCTCTATCCCCGAAGCCCTGCAAGCCTCGAGCGCTCAGCGCACGGTCGGACGCTCGATCAAGAGCGATTGGAGCCAGCAGATTGGAGACATCACCCGTTGGGTGAGTCCGGAGACGATTCGCGCTGCCCGCGAGTACTTGGAGGAGATCGCCAACTTGCCATTTCTGCAGAACGCGCTCGATCGAACGGGAGCGCCTCTGGGAAGCAACTGGTGGATCGTGAGCGGCTCCAAGACCGACACGGGCTTTCCCATGCTGGCTAACGATCCGCACCTGGGGCTCGGCGTGCCTTCGATCTTCTACGAGATGCATCTGGTCGTCGAGGGATCGAATCCCATGAACGTCATGGGCGTATGCTTCGCTGGAACGCCCGTCGTTGTGCTCGGGATGAATGAGCGGATCGCCTGGGGAGCGACCACGAATCCCATGGACGTGACCGATGTCTACGAAGAACGCGCGATCCTCGATATCTCCACGCAGTTGCCGATCGCGACGATCTTCCGGGATCAGCGTCGGCGGATCGTCGCTATTCCCCAAGTGTTTCGAGCGAACCGCCCCGGCAATGGGACCGCCGATGATCTGGAGACAATCGCGCCGGGGACATTACCAAGCGGCGTGAGCGTCCCGTCGGCCGCTTTGGTCATCCCAGAGCGCAACAATGCGCCGATCGTTCGCGTGGTGAAGACCGATCTCACCGATTTCCGCGTCCTGAGCGTGCAATACACGGGCTTCGGGCCGACGCGGGAGTTGGAGACGTTTCTCATCTGGCATCGGGCGAGGAATCTGGACGATTTCAAACGCGGGCTCCAATATTTCGATTTCGGCTCGCAGAACTGGGCTTACATGGACGTGGACGGCAACATCGCCTATTTCACCAGCGGCGAGTTGCCCTTGCGCGAGGATTTGCAGGAGGGACGAGTGGATGGCCTGCCCCCCTTCTTCATCCGCAATGGCGCGGGCGCCATCTTCCGACCAGATGGAAGCATCGAGCAGATTGTGAAAAATGATTGGGTGCCGCTTCAGACGCGCCAACCGGGACAGGCCGTGCCCTTCGAGATCTTGCCCTTCGAGGAGATGCCGCAGATCGTGAATCCCTCGAGGGGATTCATCATCAACGCCAACAACGATCCCATCGGCACGACCCTCGACAACAATCCGCTCAATCAACTGCGGCGCGGCGGGCGTGGGATCCTCTACCTGAGTCCCGGCTATAGCATCGGCCCGCGCATGGGGCGGATCGTGCGCCTGATCCAGCGGGAGTTGGATCCGGCGCGAGGCGGCGATGGACGCATCTCGCTCGAGGATATGAAGCGGTTCCAAGCCAACGTCCAAATGCTGGATGCCGAGGTGTTCGTGCCCTATATTCGACAAGCGTTCGCGAATGCGCGCGACAGCGCGGCTCCCGCTCCACTGGCTGCTCTGGCGCGAGATCTCCGCGTGGCCGAAGCCGTGGATCGGCTCTCCCGATGGGACTTCAGCACGCCAACGGGCATTCCCGAAGGGTACGATGCTTCGGATGTGGACGGGATTCGACAACCGCCTACTCCGGAGGAGATCGCCGCGAGCGTAGCCGCGACGATCTACAGCGTCTGGCGCGCGCGCATCATCGCCAACACCATTGATGCGACGCTCGCTCGCGTCGGCTTGCGCGAGTATCGGCCTGGCGGATCGCTGGCCGTCGTCGCCCTCCGGAACCTGCTCGACAATTTCCCCCAAAATCGAGGGCGTGGGGCTTCGGGGTTGAATTTCTTCGATGCTCCGGGCGTTGATCTCTCGCCAGAGGCCGAGCGCGATCTCCTCATCCTGAGGAGCTTACAGGAAGCGTTGGACCGGCTCGCCAGCGACGAGTTCCGCGCCGCTTTCAATAACTCGACCAATCTGGAGGACTATCGCTGGGGCAAGCTCCATCGCATCGTCTTCACGCACACGCTAGGAGATCCCTTCAACATACCGCCCGCTGGTGGATTCACTCACCTGGCCCCTGCCTTGCGAGGCGTGGCCGTAGATGGCGGCTTCGAGGTTGTGGATGCCTCCGGACATGATGCCCGTGCCGAAGGCTTGAACTCCTTCATGTTCGGCGGCGGAGCAGCACGCCGATTCCTCGGCGAAGCTCGTCCCGACGGCATTCGCGCTCTCCAAATCATCCCGGGAGGTCAAAGCGGTATCCTGGGTAGCCCCCTCTACGCCAGCCAGCTCAGTCTGTGGTTGACCAATAGCTACCACGCCCTGTGGTTCACCCGCGAGGAGGTCGAGCGGAACAAAGTCTCCGAACAGATCTTCCGCCCCGGTAGCTAA
- a CDS encoding ATP-binding protein translates to MKIAIIGSHGCGKTALAFSLCTELQKRGRRVELVVEMARRSPFPINEATSEAGQLWILHRHIAAELEASARADVVVCDRSVLDNYAYYCHKFGRRLHLDALIKEWIGTYTLLVKVPLVDEWLIPDGVRSMDRDFQRAIDLLVEELIAELAEGRTRILRLDYPFDVQQILAALPPDADSR, encoded by the coding sequence ATGAAGATCGCGATCATCGGCTCGCATGGCTGCGGGAAGACGGCGCTCGCTTTCTCCCTGTGCACGGAGTTGCAGAAGCGTGGGCGGCGCGTCGAATTGGTGGTGGAGATGGCGCGACGGAGCCCATTCCCGATTAACGAGGCGACATCCGAGGCCGGGCAGTTATGGATCTTGCATCGTCACATCGCGGCGGAATTGGAAGCTTCCGCGCGCGCGGACGTCGTCGTGTGCGACCGCTCGGTCCTAGACAACTACGCGTATTACTGCCACAAATTCGGGCGGCGCCTCCATCTGGATGCGCTCATCAAGGAATGGATCGGCACCTACACGCTCCTGGTCAAAGTCCCGCTTGTGGACGAATGGCTTATTCCCGACGGCGTGCGATCCATGGATCGGGACTTTCAGCGCGCCATTGATCTGCTGGTCGAGGAGCTCATCGCGGAGTTGGCCGAAGGGCGGACGCGCATCCTGCGGTTGGACTATCCGTTTGACGTTCAACAAATCCTGGCGGCCTTGCCCCCCGACGCGGATTCCCGATGA
- a CDS encoding AI-2E family transporter, with protein MKRETVQIAFLIALILGVGYLFFQMLAPFLSPIIWAIVLVIVFYPIHRRVIRLVRNADVAALLSSLLVLAVVIVPATLIVMALIGELIAAYRLVEERIASGAWTLRLESERGRILERSLSWLAQHADLSELNLRALILNNLQRLSSYLASRSAEVVRRFSSFVFDLGLMIFTMYFLFRDGAALMAKLKRAVPLPTSEAEEVFGRMQEMIQATLYGGVAVALAQGTLGGIAFWIVGLPSPTIWGATMFFFSFLPVVGAAIIWVPAAVVLIAQGSFGKGLFLLLWGTLVISTADNIIRPWVIGGRTRLPMLLIFFSVLGGVKVFGFIGVVVGPVILSVALTLVEIFRRKLTPAPEAPLQAS; from the coding sequence ATGAAGCGGGAGACCGTTCAGATCGCGTTCCTCATCGCCCTGATTCTCGGGGTCGGATACCTCTTCTTCCAGATGCTCGCGCCCTTCCTCTCGCCGATCATATGGGCGATCGTTCTGGTGATCGTCTTCTATCCGATTCATCGGCGCGTGATCCGGCTAGTTCGGAATGCTGATGTGGCCGCTTTGCTCTCCTCCCTATTGGTGCTGGCTGTCGTGATCGTTCCAGCCACGCTGATCGTGATGGCGCTCATTGGGGAACTCATCGCCGCGTACCGGCTTGTGGAAGAGCGCATCGCTTCCGGCGCGTGGACGCTCCGTTTGGAATCGGAGCGAGGTCGGATCTTGGAACGCTCATTGAGTTGGCTCGCCCAGCACGCCGATCTCTCGGAGTTGAACCTTCGCGCTCTCATCTTGAACAACCTGCAGCGCCTCTCCAGCTATTTGGCCTCTCGATCCGCCGAAGTCGTCAGACGCTTCTCCTCGTTCGTCTTCGACCTGGGGCTGATGATCTTCACCATGTACTTCCTCTTCCGAGATGGCGCGGCGCTCATGGCGAAGCTCAAGCGTGCGGTCCCCCTGCCGACGTCGGAGGCGGAGGAAGTGTTCGGGCGGATGCAAGAGATGATTCAGGCGACGCTGTATGGGGGGGTCGCCGTGGCGTTGGCTCAAGGGACCTTGGGGGGGATCGCTTTCTGGATCGTCGGATTGCCTTCGCCGACGATTTGGGGGGCGACGATGTTCTTCTTCTCTTTTCTCCCGGTGGTCGGAGCGGCCATCATTTGGGTTCCGGCCGCTGTCGTTTTGATCGCGCAGGGGAGTTTCGGGAAAGGGCTCTTTCTGCTCTTATGGGGAACGCTCGTCATCAGCACCGCGGACAACATCATCCGCCCGTGGGTGATCGGCGGGCGCACGCGCTTGCCCATGCTACTCATCTTCTTCAGCGTGCTCGGTGGGGTGAAGGTCTTCGGGTTCATCGGCGTCGTCGTCGGGCCCGTCATTTTGAGCGTCGCGCTCACCCTCGTGGAGATCTTTCGGCGGAAACTCACGCCCGCGCCAGAAGCGCCTCTCCAGGCGTCGTAA
- a CDS encoding glycosyltransferase has protein sequence MSSAEKKPFADEVERTLREIGRADLVVGIPSYNNARTIGHVVRAVMAGLAKYFPDHVAVIVNSDGGSKDGTPEVVRQTALGDYRTVLAAHPLRPIHRLTTPYRGVPGKGSALRLVFEIAVRLQARACAVVDADVRSITPEWMDLLLSPVVREGFDFVAPLYRRHKYDGTITNSIVYPLTRALYGKRVRQPIGGDFGFSGRLAAHYLAQDVWHTDVARFGVDIWMTTTAITGGFRVCQAFLGAKIHDAKDPSVDLSGMLMQVVGSVFDLMEANFPIWARVRGSEPVPTFGLEYEVGLEPIRVNVERMLGIFRLGAEELKDLWQRILSAATFRQVQQLAESQDVAFRFPSDVWVAVIYDFALAFHRRVIHRDHLLQALVPLYLGRTASFVLETSESTADEVEAVIEALCQHFEERKPELVAQWEGPRAAG, from the coding sequence ATGAGCTCGGCCGAGAAGAAACCATTCGCCGATGAGGTCGAACGAACGTTGCGCGAGATCGGGCGCGCCGATCTCGTCGTGGGCATCCCCAGCTACAACAACGCGCGCACCATCGGACACGTCGTGCGCGCGGTGATGGCAGGATTAGCGAAATACTTCCCGGATCACGTGGCCGTGATCGTCAACTCCGATGGCGGGTCCAAGGACGGGACGCCGGAGGTCGTGCGACAAACCGCTCTCGGCGACTATCGCACGGTCCTGGCCGCGCATCCGCTTCGTCCCATTCATCGGCTGACGACGCCGTATCGCGGCGTGCCGGGCAAAGGCAGTGCCCTGCGCCTGGTCTTCGAGATCGCCGTGCGACTTCAGGCGCGCGCGTGCGCCGTCGTGGATGCCGACGTGCGCAGCATCACGCCCGAATGGATGGATCTGCTCCTCAGCCCCGTCGTGCGAGAGGGCTTCGACTTCGTCGCCCCGCTCTATCGGCGGCACAAATACGACGGCACGATCACGAACTCCATCGTCTATCCCCTCACGCGCGCGCTCTACGGCAAACGCGTGCGCCAACCGATCGGCGGCGACTTCGGATTCTCCGGACGGCTGGCCGCGCACTATTTGGCCCAAGACGTTTGGCATACGGATGTCGCGCGCTTCGGCGTGGATATTTGGATGACCACGACGGCGATCACCGGCGGCTTTCGAGTGTGCCAAGCCTTCTTGGGCGCGAAGATCCACGATGCGAAAGACCCGAGCGTGGATCTGAGCGGCATGCTCATGCAGGTCGTCGGATCGGTCTTCGACCTCATGGAAGCGAACTTCCCCATCTGGGCGCGCGTGCGCGGCTCGGAGCCGGTGCCGACCTTCGGCCTGGAGTACGAGGTGGGCCTGGAGCCGATCCGCGTCAACGTCGAGCGTATGCTCGGCATCTTTCGCTTGGGCGCCGAGGAGCTGAAAGACCTCTGGCAGCGAATTCTCTCGGCGGCGACCTTTCGTCAGGTTCAACAGCTCGCCGAATCGCAAGACGTGGCGTTTCGCTTCCCTTCGGACGTATGGGTCGCCGTCATCTACGACTTCGCCCTCGCGTTCCATCGGCGCGTGATCCATCGCGATCATCTGCTGCAGGCCCTCGTGCCGCTCTATCTCGGGCGCACGGCGTCCTTCGTGCTGGAGACATCCGAGAGCACGGCCGATGAGGTCGAAGCCGTGATCGAGGCCTTATGTCAACACTTCGAGGAGCGAAAACCGGAGCTGGTCGCGCAATGGGAGGGACCTCGCGCTGCGGGATGA
- the queG gene encoding tRNA epoxyqueuosine(34) reductase QueG, giving the protein MTREQLTREIKERARALGFHGVGVTGVHPLEEDEAQYHRWLREGRAADLSYMHTSAAVRAHPRRVWPEARSVLVLAVNYYSGDFDPLPRGHGRIARYAWGRDYHDVIPARLRQLVAEIERLLGRPIRARWFTDAGPLLERALARRAGLGRIGWNACLITEAFGSWVFLSEILLDVELVPDQEETRACMSLFDCWRYCPTNAITRDGSVDARLCLSYHTIENRGVIPRPLRPKLGDWLFGCDVCQEVCPHNARVPITDWPEFHPEAGVGKTLALADVLAIASDEAFRARFRGTALRRAKRRGLLRNAAIVAANTGYVEAIPQLQHLVSEDPDEIIRGHALWALHVLDPVGSRPLLERARRDPHPFVREEAEWALETRSEGEVIVLTGDAPIKRDGL; this is encoded by the coding sequence ATGACGCGGGAACAGCTCACGCGCGAGATCAAAGAACGAGCGCGCGCCTTGGGCTTTCATGGCGTGGGGGTCACCGGTGTCCACCCCCTCGAAGAGGACGAGGCGCAATATCACCGATGGCTCCGCGAGGGGCGAGCGGCCGATTTGTCGTATATGCATACCAGCGCTGCGGTGCGCGCGCATCCGCGGCGCGTCTGGCCGGAAGCGCGGTCCGTCCTCGTGCTCGCCGTGAACTACTATAGCGGCGATTTCGATCCCCTCCCGCGCGGACACGGACGCATCGCGCGCTATGCCTGGGGGCGCGATTATCACGACGTCATCCCGGCTCGACTACGACAGCTTGTGGCGGAGATCGAACGGCTCCTCGGGCGTCCGATCCGCGCTCGATGGTTCACAGATGCCGGACCGTTGCTCGAGCGCGCATTGGCGCGACGCGCCGGCTTGGGCCGCATCGGTTGGAACGCGTGCTTGATCACGGAGGCCTTCGGCTCGTGGGTCTTCCTGAGCGAGATCCTGTTGGATGTCGAGCTGGTCCCGGATCAGGAAGAGACGCGCGCCTGCATGAGTCTGTTCGATTGCTGGCGCTACTGTCCGACGAATGCCATTACGCGGGATGGTTCGGTGGACGCGCGCCTGTGCCTCTCCTATCACACGATCGAGAATCGGGGCGTGATCCCACGACCGTTGCGGCCGAAGCTCGGAGATTGGCTCTTCGGCTGCGATGTCTGTCAAGAAGTCTGCCCCCACAACGCGCGCGTGCCGATCACCGATTGGCCGGAATTCCATCCCGAAGCGGGCGTGGGGAAAACGCTCGCGCTGGCGGACGTGCTCGCTATCGCTTCGGACGAGGCGTTCCGCGCGCGATTTCGCGGCACGGCCCTGCGGCGAGCGAAGCGCCGAGGCCTGCTGCGCAATGCGGCCATCGTCGCCGCGAATACCGGCTACGTCGAGGCGATCCCCCAGTTGCAGCACCTCGTCTCCGAAGATCCCGACGAGATCATCCGCGGGCATGCTCTGTGGGCGCTCCATGTGCTCGATCCGGTGGGCTCGCGTCCGCTTCTGGAGCGTGCGCGTCGCGATCCCCACCCGTTTGTGCGCGAGGAGGCCGAATGGGCTCTCGAGACAAGGAGCGAAGGCGAAGTGATCGTCCTCACCGGAGATGCGCCGATCAAGCGGGATGGGCTATGA
- a CDS encoding DUF2238 domain-containing protein, translated as MTSPVRQGRVGHGILIGAFLIAVAYFLLKLAYTKWLPGTLLTFGLLAAGSAYARWAWKARVPWWVLGSLFLAVQVDLLGNHFHMYGRPFGPVQYDEFAHMMGSGLSVPAFIWLLAEVMRRQGLSLSRGWIATLAVSLSFSAAGIYEIIELWDELYFGGRRIWSPHDCPNDLQWDLGGKIVGATLTVLFWRNGERETLGRASEESDRRLPHTP; from the coding sequence ATGACCTCGCCTGTGAGACAGGGACGCGTCGGACATGGGATACTGATTGGGGCGTTCCTCATCGCCGTTGCGTACTTTTTGCTCAAGCTCGCGTACACGAAGTGGCTGCCCGGGACGCTCCTCACGTTCGGATTGCTGGCCGCGGGCTCCGCGTACGCGCGCTGGGCGTGGAAAGCGCGAGTCCCTTGGTGGGTGCTCGGCTCGCTCTTTCTGGCCGTGCAAGTGGATCTGCTCGGCAATCATTTTCACATGTACGGGCGACCGTTCGGCCCCGTGCAATACGATGAGTTCGCCCACATGATGGGATCGGGCTTGAGCGTGCCGGCCTTCATCTGGCTCTTGGCAGAAGTCATGCGCCGACAGGGACTCTCGCTCTCTCGAGGATGGATCGCGACGCTAGCGGTCTCGCTCAGTTTCTCGGCGGCGGGGATCTACGAGATCATCGAACTCTGGGACGAACTCTACTTCGGGGGTCGGCGCATCTGGAGCCCGCACGATTGTCCGAATGATCTGCAATGGGATCTGGGGGGGAAGATCGTGGGCGCGACGCTCACTGTCCTCTTCTGGCGAAACGGCGAGCGCGAGACTCTCGGACGCGCTTCCGAAGAGTCTGACCGCCGCCTCCCTCACACGCCTTGA
- the lpxD gene encoding UDP-3-O-(3-hydroxymyristoyl)glucosamine N-acyltransferase — protein MGKTVAEIAEFVGGRLIGEAKREISGVASLDAATEHEIAFVDSEAHRPMAERSRAGCLIVPEGLHLPGRTLIVVAHPRRAFADVVLLFHPPSRPAPGIHPTAILGEGVILGEDVTIGPYVVLEREVRIGARTQIGAGVYVGARSTIGEEAIVHPNVTIYHDVHIGARVIIHSGSVIGSDGFGYFLVEGRYRKFPQVGSVIIEDDVEIGAGVCIDRGTLGATRIGRGVKIDNLVQIAHNVTIEEDSVIAAQTGIAGSTYIERGVQIGGQVGIADHVRIGERAIIGAQAGIPSGKKIRAGEFVWGTPARPMREFKEQYAHVSRLPHLWKRVAALSAELEELRRLLPGERAKEGA, from the coding sequence ATGGGAAAAACGGTTGCGGAAATCGCCGAATTCGTCGGCGGGCGTTTGATCGGCGAAGCGAAGCGAGAGATCTCCGGCGTGGCCAGTTTGGACGCGGCGACCGAGCATGAGATCGCTTTCGTGGATTCCGAGGCGCATCGTCCGATGGCGGAGCGCTCGCGCGCTGGATGCCTCATCGTCCCAGAAGGCCTCCATCTGCCCGGCAGAACGCTCATCGTCGTCGCGCATCCGCGCCGCGCGTTCGCCGATGTCGTTCTCCTCTTCCATCCGCCTTCGCGTCCGGCGCCGGGCATTCATCCGACGGCGATCCTCGGCGAAGGAGTCATCCTCGGCGAAGACGTGACCATCGGCCCGTATGTCGTCCTGGAGCGCGAAGTGCGCATCGGCGCGCGCACGCAGATCGGTGCGGGCGTCTACGTCGGCGCGCGGAGCACGATCGGCGAGGAGGCGATCGTGCATCCGAACGTGACGATCTATCACGATGTGCACATCGGCGCGCGCGTCATCATTCATAGCGGGAGCGTCATCGGCAGCGACGGTTTCGGGTATTTCCTCGTCGAGGGACGCTATCGGAAGTTCCCGCAGGTCGGGAGCGTGATCATCGAAGACGACGTGGAGATCGGCGCGGGCGTTTGCATTGATCGAGGCACGTTGGGAGCGACGCGCATCGGTCGAGGGGTGAAGATCGACAATCTCGTCCAGATCGCTCACAACGTGACGATTGAGGAAGATTCAGTGATCGCGGCGCAAACGGGCATCGCCGGCAGCACCTACATCGAGCGCGGCGTGCAGATCGGAGGTCAAGTCGGCATCGCCGATCACGTGCGAATCGGCGAGCGAGCGATCATCGGCGCCCAAGCCGGAATCCCTTCGGGGAAGAAGATTCGCGCCGGCGAGTTCGTCTGGGGCACGCCCGCTCGCCCGATGCGCGAGTTCAAAGAACAGTACGCGCACGTGAGCCGCTTGCCCCACTTGTGGAAGAGAGTAGCCGCTCTGAGCGCGGAATTAGAAGAATTGCGCCGACTTCTCCCGGGCGAACGCGCGAAGGAAGGGGCTTGA
- a CDS encoding stage II sporulation protein M, whose product MRRLNKRWMFVGFGIMALALAVGIGAGLATPFPELHLPERDVHASITIMQSIRGEYTFRVIFTNNTRVFLMLTVGILTGGLLSLAEMLLIGYFIGILSQISSQQGTPLVVTLAALLPHGIPELAAFATVGALGVHLGFRVYMAARGQHTDWWQEVRTYGKVVIVAYVVLVLAALIEAYISPSLVAYFMRVTAQSP is encoded by the coding sequence ATGCGCAGATTGAACAAACGGTGGATGTTCGTGGGATTCGGGATCATGGCCCTTGCGCTGGCTGTGGGGATCGGCGCTGGGCTCGCGACGCCCTTTCCCGAATTGCATTTGCCGGAGCGAGACGTCCACGCTTCGATCACGATCATGCAGAGCATCCGCGGAGAGTACACCTTTCGCGTCATCTTCACGAACAACACGCGCGTCTTCCTGATGCTCACGGTGGGGATTCTGACCGGGGGCTTACTCTCTTTGGCCGAAATGCTCTTGATCGGATATTTCATCGGGATACTTAGCCAGATCTCATCTCAGCAGGGGACGCCGCTCGTGGTGACGCTGGCTGCGCTGCTGCCGCATGGGATTCCGGAGCTGGCGGCCTTCGCTACGGTCGGCGCGTTGGGCGTGCATTTGGGATTTCGCGTCTACATGGCCGCACGAGGTCAGCATACAGATTGGTGGCAAGAGGTGCGGACTTATGGCAAAGTGGTCATCGTCGCTTACGTGGTGCTGGTCCTCGCGGCGTTGATCGAGGCGTACATCTCCCCCAGCCTCGTCGCCTATTTCATGCGCGTGACGGCTCAATCCCCGTGA